The Natrarchaeobius halalkaliphilus genomic sequence GCGGCATCGCGGGCTGTGCTGCGGCGCTTTCGGCGGCCAGGGCGGGCGCGAACGTCCTCGTCCTTACGAAAGCACAACGCCCCACCGACGCGAGCACCGACTGGGCACAGGGTGGTATCTCGACGACGAGAGGAGACCCCGACGCACTGAAAGCGGACATTCTCGAGGCGAGCGACGACACCGCCGACCCGGCGGCGATCGACGTGCTCGTCGAAGACGCCGACGAGGCGGTCGAAGACATCCTCATCGAGACGCTGGAGATCGCGTTCGACGAAACCGGAACGGGGGCGTACGATTACGCCCGCGAAGCGGCTCACTCCGAAAACCGGATCCTCCACGTCGACGCCGCGACGGGCACGCATATCCTGCGTCCGTTCTTGAACTACATCGACGATCACGACCGGATCGAGGTCAGACAGGACACGGCGGCCCTCGAACTCGTCACTCACGAGGGACGAGTTTACGGCGTCTTGAGCGACGAAACACCGACTGGTCATCCGATCTTCGCCGGTACGACGATCCTCGCGACCGGTGGCATCGGCGCACTCTATACGCGCTCGACCAACCCGGACGACGCGACCGGCGACGGCATCGCGATGGCCGCACTCGCCGGCGCGGACGTCGAGGACCTCGAGTACGTCCAGTTTCACCCGACGGCGTACGACGGCGACGATACGTTCCTCCTCTCGGAGGCCCTCCGCGGTGAGGGAGCGATCCTTCGAAACGGGGACGGCGATGCGTTCATGGTCGACTACCACCCGCAGGCTGATCTCGCGCCGCGGGACGTCGTCGCCCGCGCGGTCGAAACGGAACGCGAGGCGACCGGCGAGGTCGTCCTCGACGTGAGTCCGATCGCGTTCGAGACGGCGTTTCCGAACATCGCAGAGCGCTGTCGAGAGCGTGGCATCGACGGCGACGAGATCCCGGTATCTCCCTGCGAACACTTCCTCTGTGGTGGCATCGACGTCGACGAGAGCGGCCGTACCTCGCTCGGCCGGCTCTACGCCGTTGGCGAGTGTTCCCGAACGGGCGTCCACGGCGCGAACCGGCTCGCGAGTACGAGCCTGCTGGAGGGACTGGTCTGGGGACTTCGTGCGGGTTCTGACGCGGCCGAACGCGACGTCGATGCCGAGATCGTCGAGGCTCCCGAACTCCGCAACAGTGATCCGGACCTTCCCGAACGGTTCGCGACCGAGAAATCGATTCGACTGAAGCGCACGATGGACGAGTATCTCGGTCTCGAGCGCGATCTGGACGAGATCGGTCGTGCGAGCGCCGTACTCAGGCGGCTCAAAGGCGAGGTCGACGCCTATATCCGAACGCGAACGGCGCGCGATCTCTACGAGCTTCGTAACGCGAGCGTTACCGCGCTGCTGATCGCCCGCGCGGCGAGCGAAAACTCGACCTCGAGAGGCTGTCACTACGTTGTCAGCGGTGACGACGATGCCCCGACGGAACCGGAAACGGAGTCGGAGCCGACATCTCCGATCGATGGATCATGACGCTCGTTACCGATACCGACGTCGAACGCTGGCTCCGGGAGGACCTCGGCCACCACGACGTCACGAATCAGGTCCCGGGTGAGACGACCGGTCGCCTCGTGGCGAAAGAATCCGGGATCCTCGCCGGTCTTGAAGCCGCAACCGCCGTCTTCGACTACCTCGACGTCACGGTCCGTGATCACGTGCGCGTGGGATCTCACGTCGACGCCGGTGACGAGATTCTTTCGGTCGAGGGCTCGGCACGCGACGTGCTTCGCGGCGAACGGCTCGTGGTCAATCTGGTGGGCCACGCGTCGGGAATCGCGACCGCAACGCACGCCGCGGTCGACGCCGCTCGAACGGAGTCGACGGACGTCCGAATCGCCGCGACCAGAAAGACGACGCCCGGTCTACGCGGGCTCGAGAAGCGAGCCGTCGTCGCCGGTGGCGGAGATACGCACCGGCTCGATCTCTCCCACATGGTGATGGTCAAAGACAACCACGTCTCCGAGATGGGTCTCGAGGGAGCGATCTCGCACTTTCGCGAGCGCGTCTCCTTTGCGACGAAGATCGAAGTCGAAGTCGAAGCGGTCGACGACGCACCGCGAGCGGCCGAGTTCGGAGCCGATATCGTCCTGCTCGACAACATGACGCCGGAAGAAACCGCAGCGGCCGCCGATGCCCTCAGCGAGTACGAGACTGTGCTCGCGGAGGCAAGCGGCGGAATCGCCCTCGAGGACGTTGCCGAGTACGCCGCGACGGGCGTCGACGTCATCTCGATGGGATCGCTCACCCACTCGGCCTCGTCGCTCGATCTGTCGTTCCGGACGGGAGCGTGAAACGCGACCGGCGAGAGCGTTACACGTCGAGACGGAACGGATCGACAGCAGTCGATTCACGTCTCACATGGTTCGCGTCTCGAGTCC encodes the following:
- a CDS encoding L-aspartate oxidase — translated: MTERHKTTDVLVVGSGIAGCAAALSAARAGANVLVLTKAQRPTDASTDWAQGGISTTRGDPDALKADILEASDDTADPAAIDVLVEDADEAVEDILIETLEIAFDETGTGAYDYAREAAHSENRILHVDAATGTHILRPFLNYIDDHDRIEVRQDTAALELVTHEGRVYGVLSDETPTGHPIFAGTTILATGGIGALYTRSTNPDDATGDGIAMAALAGADVEDLEYVQFHPTAYDGDDTFLLSEALRGEGAILRNGDGDAFMVDYHPQADLAPRDVVARAVETEREATGEVVLDVSPIAFETAFPNIAERCRERGIDGDEIPVSPCEHFLCGGIDVDESGRTSLGRLYAVGECSRTGVHGANRLASTSLLEGLVWGLRAGSDAAERDVDAEIVEAPELRNSDPDLPERFATEKSIRLKRTMDEYLGLERDLDEIGRASAVLRRLKGEVDAYIRTRTARDLYELRNASVTALLIARAASENSTSRGCHYVVSGDDDAPTEPETESEPTSPIDGS
- the nadC gene encoding carboxylating nicotinate-nucleotide diphosphorylase; translation: MTLVTDTDVERWLREDLGHHDVTNQVPGETTGRLVAKESGILAGLEAATAVFDYLDVTVRDHVRVGSHVDAGDEILSVEGSARDVLRGERLVVNLVGHASGIATATHAAVDAARTESTDVRIAATRKTTPGLRGLEKRAVVAGGGDTHRLDLSHMVMVKDNHVSEMGLEGAISHFRERVSFATKIEVEVEAVDDAPRAAEFGADIVLLDNMTPEETAAAADALSEYETVLAEASGGIALEDVAEYAATGVDVISMGSLTHSASSLDLSFRTGA